The following are from one region of the Fimbriimonadaceae bacterium genome:
- a CDS encoding MFS transporter, with the protein MARGWSASVADRVLPGFSVLRHRDFRVLWVAAFISFTGSQIQTVVQGDFVWRLTHDNEKLAFVTFCSLIPGTFLFPFIGIVVDLFDQRYVLAASNLVMGVGALYLAVTASNNTLSFVAVALVSLVAGIAQTTEMPARQGMFRDAVGDEDLPKAIPLQSMTFNFARVVGPAVGGVLAGALGTAACFYANAASFVALVWAAFAVKPVPRKGEGFGQPVKDLILEGVLYTFREPSLRAIFFMESATSLVGMPYMVQMPALVTDILHGDQRLLGAAYSAVGVGALVGLLLLQSIAHLPHKALVLRASLACFSVGLAVLSFSTSVPLTFAALAVTGAAAIMQFNTTNTLFQLLSPPNLRGRVLSMHFWALAGLAPIGTWLFGWLAKLTSLPVATRWCAVAMAAVSVAAYAARGAVKEPLTGNAGAE; encoded by the coding sequence ATGGCCCGGGGATGGTCGGCTTCGGTCGCGGACCGGGTCTTGCCCGGGTTTTCCGTCTTGCGGCACCGAGACTTCCGTGTCTTGTGGGTGGCGGCGTTCATCTCCTTCACGGGTTCACAGATTCAGACGGTCGTGCAAGGCGATTTTGTGTGGCGATTGACCCACGACAACGAAAAGTTGGCCTTTGTCACCTTTTGTAGCCTGATCCCGGGCACGTTTCTCTTTCCGTTTATCGGTATTGTCGTCGACCTCTTTGACCAGCGTTACGTCCTCGCGGCATCAAACCTCGTCATGGGCGTCGGGGCCCTGTACTTGGCGGTGACCGCCTCCAACAACACCCTCAGTTTCGTGGCGGTCGCGTTGGTCTCTTTGGTCGCCGGGATCGCGCAGACGACCGAGATGCCCGCCCGCCAAGGCATGTTCCGCGACGCGGTCGGCGACGAGGACTTGCCCAAGGCGATCCCGCTCCAGTCCATGACGTTCAACTTCGCCCGGGTCGTCGGGCCGGCGGTCGGCGGCGTCCTGGCCGGGGCCTTGGGTACTGCCGCCTGCTTCTACGCGAACGCGGCCTCGTTCGTCGCGCTGGTCTGGGCCGCGTTTGCGGTGAAGCCCGTCCCCCGGAAGGGGGAGGGCTTTGGGCAACCGGTCAAGGACCTGATCCTGGAGGGTGTCCTCTACACGTTTCGTGAACCGTCCTTGCGAGCCATCTTCTTCATGGAGTCGGCGACATCGCTCGTCGGTATGCCCTACATGGTTCAGATGCCCGCGCTGGTGACGGACATCCTGCACGGTGACCAGCGGCTCCTCGGTGCCGCATACAGCGCGGTCGGCGTCGGCGCGCTGGTCGGTCTGCTCTTGCTCCAGTCGATCGCCCACCTGCCGCACAAGGCGCTGGTCCTTCGCGCGTCCTTGGCCTGTTTCAGCGTCGGCCTGGCTGTCTTGTCGTTCAGCACCAGCGTCCCCCTGACGTTTGCCGCCTTGGCGGTGACGGGGGCGGCGGCGATCATGCAGTTCAACACGACCAACACCCTGTTTCAACTCCTTTCACCACCGAACTTGCGGGGGCGCGTCCTCTCGATGCACTTTTGGGCTTTGGCCGGACTCGCCCCGATCGGCACTTGGCTTTTTGGATGGCTCGCCAAGCTCACGTCGTTGCCGGTGGCGACGCGGTGGTGCGCCGTGGCGATGGCGGCGGTGTCGGTCGCGGCGTATGCCGCGCGCGGGGCGGTGAAAGAGCCCCTGACCGGGAATGCTGGAGCCGAGTAA
- the bcp gene encoding thioredoxin-dependent thiol peroxidase — protein MLQVGDPFPDFSLQDQDGQTHTLAGLRGTRFVVYFYPKDDTPGCTTESCEFRDLASSFSGSPVFGVSPDGVKSHKKFADKFSLPFTLLADTDRSLCEACGVWVEKSMYGKKYMGVARTTFVVGPDGTVTHVWEKVKPEGHAAQVAAALGS, from the coding sequence ATGCTCCAAGTTGGCGACCCGTTCCCTGACTTTTCCTTGCAAGACCAGGACGGCCAGACCCATACGCTGGCGGGACTGCGAGGCACAAGGTTTGTCGTCTACTTCTATCCCAAGGACGACACGCCCGGTTGCACGACCGAGTCCTGCGAGTTCCGCGACCTGGCGTCGTCCTTCTCGGGGTCGCCGGTCTTTGGTGTCAGCCCCGACGGCGTGAAGAGCCATAAGAAGTTCGCGGACAAATTCTCCTTACCCTTCACCTTGCTTGCCGACACTGACCGGTCGCTTTGCGAAGCCTGCGGCGTCTGGGTCGAGAAGTCCATGTACGGCAAGAAGTACATGGGCGTCGCTCGGACGACATTTGTGGTCGGCCCCGACGGCACCGTGACCCACGTTTGGGAAAAAGTCAAACCCGAGGGGCATGCCGCGCAAGTGGCCGCCGCGTTGGGCTCATGA
- a CDS encoding glycosyltransferase family 4 protein: MSSSATSGAERQTIVVSKRLARDGHHVEVVCPQIDWMLRELEEAGITCHPVDMRVKWGASAIAHIAKVVGRKKFDVIHAHLSRATYLGLVVGTLKGVPLVSTVHVETREPVYKFCAHRHNRLVAVSNFIRGVLRGQGVQDRYIDVVYNGTDFSDVPFVSGDPVHEEFGLPPERQLVGLVGRVAEEKGHGIAVAAMPRVLDRHPEAHLLFVGRQVGDYPKIVQDEVARLGIESRVTFTGNREDVPRLFDAMHFSILPSVMESFGLAVIECMARGRPVVASNVGALGELIIPHETGLLVDNTPESLYKGMDFMLTHDDERRRMGANAEQLIREKFTLDQMVERLEAVYCKAAGL, from the coding sequence GTGTCAAGTTCGGCCACTTCTGGCGCGGAGCGTCAGACGATTGTCGTCAGCAAGAGACTGGCCCGCGACGGCCACCACGTCGAGGTGGTCTGTCCGCAAATCGACTGGATGCTCCGGGAACTGGAAGAAGCCGGCATCACCTGCCATCCCGTCGACATGCGGGTCAAGTGGGGTGCCTCGGCGATCGCCCATATCGCCAAAGTGGTCGGTCGGAAGAAGTTCGACGTCATCCACGCCCACCTCAGCCGGGCGACATACCTGGGGCTCGTCGTCGGCACGCTGAAAGGCGTCCCCCTCGTCTCGACCGTCCACGTGGAGACCCGAGAGCCGGTCTACAAGTTTTGCGCCCACCGCCACAACCGTTTGGTCGCCGTCAGCAACTTCATCCGTGGCGTCCTGCGCGGACAGGGCGTCCAAGACAGGTACATCGACGTCGTCTATAACGGGACCGATTTCAGCGACGTCCCGTTCGTCTCGGGAGACCCTGTGCACGAGGAGTTTGGTCTGCCGCCCGAACGGCAGTTGGTCGGCCTCGTCGGCCGGGTCGCCGAAGAGAAGGGGCACGGGATCGCGGTCGCCGCGATGCCCCGGGTGCTCGACCGCCACCCTGAGGCCCACCTCCTCTTCGTCGGGCGCCAGGTCGGCGACTACCCCAAGATTGTCCAGGACGAGGTCGCCCGGCTTGGGATTGAGAGCCGAGTCACCTTCACGGGAAACCGTGAGGACGTCCCCCGACTGTTTGACGCGATGCACTTTTCCATCCTGCCCAGCGTCATGGAGTCATTCGGACTGGCCGTCATCGAATGCATGGCCCGGGGGCGCCCGGTGGTCGCCAGCAACGTCGGTGCCTTGGGCGAGCTCATCATCCCCCACGAGACCGGCCTCCTCGTCGACAACACCCCAGAGAGCCTCTACAAGGGAATGGATTTCATGCTCACCCACGACGACGAGCGCCGTCGGATGGGGGCGAACGCCGAACAACTGATCCGCGAAAAGTTCACGCTCGACCAAATGGTCGAGCGTCTGGAAGCGGTCTATTGCAAGGCGGCCGGCCTTTAG
- the panB gene encoding 3-methyl-2-oxobutanoate hydroxymethyltransferase: MTAPAIRARKGSGHKIVCLTAYDFPSARIAEAAGVDVVLVGDSLGNTVLGYDSTIPVTMDEVAHHLRAVRRGLEKPLLVADLPFGSYNASVAAGVDAAVRFMKDGAEAVKLEGDYPEVIAAMVKAGVPVMGHVGFTPQSVHRFGGHRVQGKGDEAEAVVATARRIQDAGAFSIVVELVPAALARELTTELSIPTVGIGAGPDCDGEIQVFHDVMGLSERVYRHAKAYTKGLSAFSRAAKAYAQEVRDGTFPGPENSV, encoded by the coding sequence GTGACAGCTCCGGCCATCAGGGCGAGGAAGGGGTCGGGGCACAAGATCGTCTGCCTGACCGCCTATGACTTCCCCTCGGCCCGGATCGCCGAGGCCGCCGGAGTGGACGTCGTCTTGGTCGGCGACTCTCTCGGCAACACTGTCCTCGGCTACGACTCGACCATTCCCGTGACAATGGACGAGGTCGCCCACCACCTGCGGGCAGTCCGTCGGGGTCTGGAAAAGCCCTTGCTCGTCGCCGACCTCCCGTTCGGATCATACAACGCGTCGGTCGCTGCCGGCGTCGACGCCGCCGTCCGGTTCATGAAGGACGGCGCCGAGGCGGTCAAGCTGGAAGGCGACTACCCCGAGGTCATTGCGGCCATGGTGAAGGCGGGCGTCCCGGTCATGGGCCACGTGGGGTTCACCCCTCAGTCGGTCCACCGTTTCGGCGGCCACCGTGTCCAGGGCAAGGGTGACGAGGCCGAGGCGGTCGTCGCCACGGCGCGACGGATCCAGGACGCTGGGGCCTTTTCCATCGTCGTCGAGCTCGTGCCGGCGGCCTTGGCCCGCGAACTGACCACTGAATTGTCCATCCCCACGGTCGGGATCGGCGCCGGCCCCGACTGCGACGGAGAGATCCAAGTGTTCCACGACGTGATGGGCCTGTCCGAAAGGGTGTATCGTCACGCAAAGGCATACACCAAGGGGTTGTCTGCGTTCAGCCGGGCGGCCAAGGCTTATGCTCAAGAGGTCCGTGACGGCACTTTCCCAGGCCCAGAAAACAGCGTGTGA
- a CDS encoding GNAT family N-acetyltransferase: MLPVSTIRPARPDDVPVLLNLIKGLAEYERLLDQAVGTPEHLRGHLFGEHPKAFAALVEEDGVPVGYALWFFNFSTFRCQPGVYLEDLFVLPGHRGRGHGKALIAHVARFAVENGCARFEWSVLDWNEPSIAFYRSLGAEPMDEWTVFRLTGENLHRLAHSAELQRPIS; this comes from the coding sequence ATGCTGCCCGTCTCGACCATCAGGCCTGCCCGACCTGACGATGTCCCCGTACTTTTGAACCTGATCAAGGGGTTGGCAGAGTACGAAAGGCTCCTTGACCAAGCGGTTGGCACCCCCGAACATTTACGGGGCCATCTCTTTGGCGAACACCCTAAAGCCTTTGCCGCCCTTGTCGAAGAAGACGGCGTTCCCGTCGGCTACGCCCTCTGGTTTTTCAACTTTTCCACATTCAGGTGCCAACCGGGCGTATACCTTGAAGACCTTTTCGTGCTTCCCGGACACCGGGGCCGTGGGCACGGTAAGGCGTTGATCGCTCATGTCGCCCGGTTCGCCGTGGAGAATGGATGCGCACGGTTTGAATGGTCGGTACTGGACTGGAACGAACCGTCCATCGCCTTCTACCGGTCCTTGGGAGCGGAACCGATGGATGAGTGGACGGTTTTCCGCTTGACCGGCGAGAATTTGCACCGTTTGGCCCACAGTGCTGAACTTCAGAGGCCAATATCCTAG
- a CDS encoding ribonuclease H-like domain-containing protein: protein MLRSTFCHVPGIGSTTEASLWQQGCTTWDAYLADPGAYRVGTADRGLVRDVVTWSAEALAKRDHRFFSEALGLTNAWRAWEEFQDRTLYLDIETDGGNSGASITMVGLYDGYDFTCLVQGRDLERFPEMMAECGMLVTFFGAGFDVPVLRKAFPQLAYDQIHLDLCPLFKNLGVRGGLKKIERQMGICRSDDTDGLTGRDAIRLWRMHNRGDEEALRVLTAYNKEDVVNMKALARIAYDRSKRGLVAAAGLAAL, encoded by the coding sequence GTGCTCCGGAGCACCTTCTGCCATGTCCCGGGTATCGGCTCGACGACGGAGGCTTCTCTGTGGCAGCAAGGATGCACCACGTGGGACGCCTACTTGGCCGATCCAGGTGCTTACCGGGTCGGCACCGCCGACCGGGGCTTGGTCCGCGACGTCGTCACATGGTCGGCCGAAGCCTTGGCCAAGCGTGACCACCGGTTCTTCTCCGAGGCCCTGGGCCTGACCAACGCCTGGCGGGCGTGGGAGGAGTTCCAGGACCGCACCCTCTATCTGGACATCGAGACCGACGGAGGCAACAGCGGCGCGTCCATCACCATGGTCGGCCTCTACGACGGGTACGACTTCACCTGCCTGGTGCAGGGAAGGGACCTTGAGCGGTTCCCGGAGATGATGGCGGAGTGCGGCATGCTGGTGACCTTTTTCGGGGCAGGCTTCGACGTCCCCGTGCTTCGGAAGGCGTTCCCCCAACTTGCCTACGACCAGATCCACTTGGACCTCTGCCCCCTGTTCAAGAACCTGGGTGTCCGGGGCGGGCTCAAAAAGATCGAGCGCCAGATGGGCATCTGTCGCAGTGACGACACCGACGGCCTGACGGGGAGGGACGCGATCCGCCTTTGGCGTATGCACAACCGGGGTGACGAAGAGGCCCTGCGCGTCTTGACCGCCTACAACAAAGAGGACGTCGTCAACATGAAGGCCCTGGCCCGGATCGCTTACGACCGGTCAAAGCGGGGCCTGGTCGCGGCGGCAGGCCTGGCCGCCCTCTAG
- the panC gene encoding pantoate--beta-alanine ligase, producing MKVVHTISELRRELAGQSDIGFVPTMGALHAGHASLLKRAQAERQCVVLSIFVNPTQFGPSEDLSKYPRPLDADLAVAKADGVDVVFLPSVEEMYKRQDVVVHVEGPSQQWEGAFRPGHFDGVATVVAKLFLAVGPCRAYFGLKDLQQCAVVRALVEGLGIPVELVFCETVRETNGLAMSSRNAYLSLEDRDGAAQIYQFLSQLSSRIKIGYDISQIDICLSQTKQQLQDAGFQVDYLALVDPSSMASSTVASDSDRIIVAVRWKGVRLIDNVPIT from the coding sequence GTGAAAGTAGTCCATACCATATCCGAGCTTCGCCGCGAACTTGCGGGCCAATCAGACATCGGTTTTGTCCCGACGATGGGGGCCCTTCACGCTGGCCACGCTTCCCTTCTGAAGCGGGCCCAGGCGGAACGCCAGTGCGTAGTCTTGTCCATCTTTGTCAATCCCACCCAGTTTGGGCCGAGTGAAGACCTCAGCAAATACCCGAGGCCGTTGGACGCTGACCTCGCAGTGGCGAAAGCGGACGGCGTCGATGTGGTCTTTCTCCCGTCCGTGGAAGAAATGTACAAACGTCAAGACGTCGTGGTCCATGTCGAGGGGCCTAGCCAGCAGTGGGAAGGGGCGTTTCGCCCCGGACACTTTGACGGTGTCGCCACGGTCGTCGCGAAACTCTTCCTGGCGGTAGGACCGTGTCGGGCGTACTTTGGCCTGAAGGACTTGCAGCAGTGCGCGGTTGTCCGCGCCTTAGTCGAAGGGCTGGGGATTCCCGTGGAACTGGTGTTTTGTGAAACAGTCCGCGAGACGAACGGACTGGCCATGTCCAGCCGCAACGCATACCTTTCATTAGAAGACCGGGATGGCGCGGCTCAGATTTATCAGTTTCTGTCGCAACTATCATCACGCATCAAGATTGGCTACGATATCTCACAGATAGACATATGTCTATCGCAAACAAAACAGCAACTGCAGGACGCGGGGTTTCAGGTTGACTATCTTGCATTGGTCGACCCCAGTTCGATGGCGTCCAGCACGGTAGCCTCGGACTCAGACCGCATCATTGTGGCCGTCAGGTGGAAGGGCGTCCGCCTCATTGACAACGTCCCAATCACATAG